In one window of Gossypium arboreum isolate Shixiya-1 chromosome 4, ASM2569848v2, whole genome shotgun sequence DNA:
- the LOC108457997 gene encoding uncharacterized protein LOC108457997 isoform X2 — MEKWSKWVVFLFFCLSVCIRIPYVSSSTAPLQGNQGNKKSSAARTFKLEEDVHVVRCSRERSRAAWKVIEEYLMPFVEQERYKISSGCRLHPDNDLYRDQEQHKHHLDINEWRCGYCRKNFYEEKYLDKHFDNRHFDLLNTSHSRCLADLCGALHCDLVMDSSLRKTKCNPAAAARNKHLCESLADSCFPVSKGPVSGRLHEFFLRQFCDAHTCSGGPKPFPKGQKNRTSMLYISLSVLTLMLLPLFYFFIYLYQRGIKSGSQELKRISLSGRKKKSF, encoded by the exons ATGGAAAAGTGGTCAAAATGGGTCGTTTTCTTGTTTTTTTGCTTATCAGTTTGTATCCGAATCCCATATGTTTCTTCGTCTACTGCCCCTCTTCAAGGAAATCAG GGTAACAAAAAATCTTCAGCTGCAAG AACCTTTAAGCTAGAGGAGGATGTTCATGTAGTACGTTGTTCAAGAGAAAGGAGTAGAGCAGCATGGAAAGTAATTGAAGAG TATCTAATGCCGTTTGTGGAGCAAGAGCGATACAAGATTTCAAGTGGATGTAGGCTTCACCCTGACAATGATTTGTATAGAGATCAGGAACAGCACAAGCATCATCTAGATATAAACGAATGGCGATGTGGGTACTGTAGAAAGAACTTCTATGAAGAGAAGTACCTGGATAAGCATTTTGACAACAGACATTTTGATTTGCTGAATACG AGTCATAGTAGGTGTCTGGCTGACCTGTGTGGTGCATTGCATTGTGACCTTGTCATGGATTCTTCACTCCGCAAGACTAAGTGCAATCCTGCTGCTGCTGCAAGGAATAAACATCTTTGTGAG AGTCTTGCTGATAGTTGTTTTCCGGTTAGCAAAGGTCCTGTATCAGGCCGTCTTCATG AATTCTTCTTGCGGCAATTCTGTGATGCCCACACTTGCAGCGGtggtccaaaaccttttcctaaAGGACAAAAG AACCGAACAAGTATGCTTTACATTTCTCTATCCGTTTTGACTTTGATGCTGCTGCCTCTTTTCTACTTCTTCATTTACTTGTACCAAAG GGGAATTAAAAGTGGGTCACAAGAGCTAAAACGAATCTCACTAAGTGGTCGTAAGAAAAAATCGTTTTAA
- the LOC108457997 gene encoding uncharacterized protein LOC108457997 isoform X1 yields the protein MTKKKKKRPLPLILIFFLRIIQTHRYNLTTITAPNRPAPLFWIPVAGESGDLRDLRKQNHESLFLIESRDSNLKFKKWKSGQNGSFSCFFAYQFVSESHMFLRLLPLFKEIRTFKLEEDVHVVRCSRERSRAAWKVIEEYLMPFVEQERYKISSGCRLHPDNDLYRDQEQHKHHLDINEWRCGYCRKNFYEEKYLDKHFDNRHFDLLNTSHSRCLADLCGALHCDLVMDSSLRKTKCNPAAAARNKHLCESLADSCFPVSKGPVSGRLHEFFLRQFCDAHTCSGGPKPFPKGQKNRTSMLYISLSVLTLMLLPLFYFFIYLYQRGIKSGSQELKRISLSGRKKKSF from the exons atgaccaaaaaaaaaaaaaaaaggccttTACCACTAATTTTAATCTTTTTTCTTCGGATTATCCAAACTCACCGCTACAATCTTACCACTATCACCGCTCCAAACAGACCGGCCCCTTTATTTTGGATACCGGTGGCAGGTGAAAGTGGCGATTTGCGGGATTTGCGAAAGCAAAATCATGAATCTTTATTCTTAATTGAATCAAGAGATTCCAACTTGAAATTTAAGAAATGGAAAAGTGGTCAAAATGGGTCGTTTTCTTGTTTTTTTGCTTATCAGTTTGTATCCGAATCCCATATGTTTCTTCGTCTACTGCCCCTCTTCAAGGAAATCAG AACCTTTAAGCTAGAGGAGGATGTTCATGTAGTACGTTGTTCAAGAGAAAGGAGTAGAGCAGCATGGAAAGTAATTGAAGAG TATCTAATGCCGTTTGTGGAGCAAGAGCGATACAAGATTTCAAGTGGATGTAGGCTTCACCCTGACAATGATTTGTATAGAGATCAGGAACAGCACAAGCATCATCTAGATATAAACGAATGGCGATGTGGGTACTGTAGAAAGAACTTCTATGAAGAGAAGTACCTGGATAAGCATTTTGACAACAGACATTTTGATTTGCTGAATACG AGTCATAGTAGGTGTCTGGCTGACCTGTGTGGTGCATTGCATTGTGACCTTGTCATGGATTCTTCACTCCGCAAGACTAAGTGCAATCCTGCTGCTGCTGCAAGGAATAAACATCTTTGTGAG AGTCTTGCTGATAGTTGTTTTCCGGTTAGCAAAGGTCCTGTATCAGGCCGTCTTCATG AATTCTTCTTGCGGCAATTCTGTGATGCCCACACTTGCAGCGGtggtccaaaaccttttcctaaAGGACAAAAG AACCGAACAAGTATGCTTTACATTTCTCTATCCGTTTTGACTTTGATGCTGCTGCCTCTTTTCTACTTCTTCATTTACTTGTACCAAAG GGGAATTAAAAGTGGGTCACAAGAGCTAAAACGAATCTCACTAAGTGGTCGTAAGAAAAAATCGTTTTAA